The following proteins are encoded in a genomic region of Gossypium hirsutum isolate 1008001.06 chromosome D05, Gossypium_hirsutum_v2.1, whole genome shotgun sequence:
- the LOC107905716 gene encoding glutamate receptor 3.3 isoform X2 codes for MNVAGFIFLLSLHLGVFQIGYGRNASTRPAVVNIGAMFNFDSIIGRVAKIAIDEALKDVNSNSSILKGTKLSVTLQDTNCNGFLGMVEALRYMATDVVAIIGPQCSVVAPIISHVASELRFPLLSFAATDPTLSSLQFPFFVRTAQSDLYQMTAVADIIDHYGWKEVIAIFIDDDWGRNGVSALNDKLAERRCKISYKVGIQPDSSVTQGAIMDILVKVALMQSRIVVLHLNQIVGFKVFSVANHLGMMGNGYVWIATDWLSLVLDSESPLPSETMDKIQGVLTLRQHTPDSDRKRAFFARWNRITGGSPQLNAYGLYAYDTVWLLANSLDAFFNQGGVISFSNDSRISSMAGSALHLEAMSIFDDGVLLLKNILLSDFVGLTGPLKFNSDRSLILPAYDIINVLGTGIRQIGYWSNYSGLSTVSPETLYTRPQNRSSANQKLYSVIWPGETLSKPRGWVFPNNGKLLRIGVPNRVSYKEFVSQIRGTDMFKGFCIDVFTAAVNLLPYAVPYKFISFGDGRKNPSYTELVNKITAGEFDAVVGDIAIVTNRTRIVDFTQPYVSSGLVIVARLEKERSGAWAFLQPFSRRMWIVTGSFFLIVGIVVWILEHRINDEFRGPPKQQVITILWFSFSTMFFAHRENTMSTLGRLVLLVWLFVVLIINSSYTASLTSILTVEHLSSPIKGIQSLAATNEPIGYQEGSFAERYLSEELNISRSRLVSLGSPEAYALALKRGPGNGGVAAVVDERPYVELFLSSQCTFKVVGQEFTKSGWGFASSKSHNILICCLHA; via the exons ATGAATGTGGCTGGCTTTATTTTCCTACTCTCTCTCCACTTAGGGGTGTTTCAAATTGGTTATGGTAGAAATGCTTCCACTCGGCCAGCTGTTGTTAATATTGGAGCAATGTTTAATTTTGACTCTATCATTGGAAGAGTTGCCAAGATTGCTATTGATGAAGCTCTGAAAGATGTCAACTCCAATTCAAGCATTCTCAAAGGAACTAAACTTAGTGTAACACTGCAAGATACCAATTGCAATGGCTTTCTTGGCATGGTCGAAG CTTTGCGGTACATGGCGACTGACGTCGTTGCCATTATAGGTCCCCAATGTTCTGTAGTTGCTCCTATTATATCACATGTTGCAAGCGAACTCCGATTTCCTCTACTGTCATTTGCAGCTACAGATCCCACCCTTTCTTCCCTTCAGTTCCCTTTTTTTGTTAGGACAGCACAGAGTGACTTGTATCAAATGACTGCTGTGGCTGATATCATTGACCATTATGGTTGGAAGGAGGTCATTGCAATCTTTATAGATGATGATTGGGGGCGAAATGGTGTGTCAGCATTGAATGATAAACTTGCAGAGAGGCGCTGCAAAATCTCCTACAAGGTAGGTATTCAACCAGATTCTTCAGTGACTCAGGGTGCCATCATGGATATTCTTGTTAAGGTTGCATTAATGCAATCTCGAATTGTTGTtctgcatttaaatcaaatagtaGGGTTTAAGGTTTTCTCTGTTGCAAACCATCTTGGAATGATGGGCAATGGTTACGTATGGATAGCTACGGATTGGCTTTCATTAGTTTTAGATTCTGAGTCTCCTTTGCCTTCTGAGACCATGGACAAAATACAAGGAGTTCTAACTTTACGTCAACACACACCTGATTCGGATCGAAAAAGAGCCTTTTTCGCTAGGTGGAACCGCATAACTGGAGGTTCTCCACAGTTGAACGCTTATGGACTTTATGCTTACGATACAGTTTGGCTGCTTGCCAATTCTCTTGATGCTTTTTTTAACCAGGGTGGGGTTATCTCATTCTCTAATGATTCTAGGATAAGCTCTATGGCAGGCAGTGCTCTCCACCTTGAAGCAATGAGCATTTTCGATGATGGAGTGCTCTTGCTGAAGAacattttgctaagtgattttgtTGGTTTGACAGGCCCACTTAAGTTTAATTCAGACAGGTCTCTTATTCTTCCTGCGTATGATATTATTAATGTGCTTGGAACTGGGATTCGACAGATTGGCTACTGGTCAAACTATTCTGGTTTATCCACTGTATCCCCAGAGACACTTTATACGAGACCACAAAACCGTTCAAGTGCAAACCAAAAACTATATAGTGTAATTTGGCCGGGAGAGACATTGTCTAAGCCTCGTGGATGGGTTTTCCCGAACAATGGAAAGCTATTGAGAATTGGTGTTCCAAATAGAGTCAGTTACAAGGAATTTGTATCGCAGATTCGAGGAACTGATATGTTCAAGGGTTTTTGTATAGATGTATTTACAGCCGCTGTTAATTTGTTACCATATGCTGTTCCGTATAAATTTATCTCCTTTGGAGATGGTCGTAAGAACCCAAGCTATACAGAGCTTGTGAATAAGATCACAGCCGGT GAATTCGATGCTGTTGTCGGTGACATTGCCATTGTTACAAATCGGACAAGGATAGTTGATTTTACCCAGCCTTATGTTTCATCTGGGCTGGTCATTGTGGCTCGGTTGGAGAAAGAGAGAAGTGGTGCTTGGGCTTTTTTGCAGCCATTTAGTCGCCGTATGTGGATTGTCACTGGCTCCTTCTTTCTCATtgtcggaatagtggtttggATCCTGGAGCACCGGATAAATGATGAGTTTAGGGGCCCACCTAAACAACAAGTTATAACCATTTTATG GTTTAGCTTCTCAACTATGTTCTTTGCCCACA GAGAGAATACTATGAGCACTCTTGGCCGTCTAGTGTTGCTTGTATGGCTCTTTGTGGTTTTAATAATCAACTCCAGTTACACTGCAAGTCTGACGTCAATCCTGACAGTGGAGCATTTATCTTCTCCAATTAAAGGAATTCAAAGCTTGGCAGCTACTAACGAGCCTATTGGATATCAAGAAGGCTCTTTTGCTGAGCGATATCTAAGCGAGGAACTTAACATATCTAGATCTAGGCTTGTATCTCTTGGATCACCTGAAGCTTATGCTTTGGCACTCAAACGTGGTCCTGGAAATGGAGGTGTCGCTGCTGTAGTTGATGAACGTCCGTATGTTGAGCTTTTTCTCTCAAGCCAGTGCACATTCAAGGTTGTAGGTCAAGAATTTACCAAAAGTGGCTGGGGTTTT GCATCCTCGAAGTCACATAATATTCTGATCTGTTGTTTGCATGCATAA
- the LOC107905754 gene encoding protein S-acyltransferase 21, with translation MVRRHGWELPAHTFQVVAITVFFLLSVAYYAFFAPFLGKDIYEYVAIGVYSIVALSVLILYVRCTAIDPCDPGILLEADKTPTRKSHTEMDLSGNASSIEEPCKIRVKYGRQYNRHRSQWCSKLGGFFCACLVKEDCCKDEDLLQQQSGEEDALFCTLCNAEVRKFSKHCRSCEKCVDGFDHHCRWLNNCVGRKNYISFVCLMAASLVWLIVEFGVGIAVLVRCFTDRKGTESEITEKLGVGFSRPPFATVVAICTAVSFLAFVPLGELFFFHIILIRKGITTYEYVVAMRTQSEPPGQSADGGDQQSMPSSPTSSAVTAISGRSSLGKSLQYKGAWCTPPRIFMEHQDEIVPHLDPGRLPSTVDPDAVQPPDKGKRLPQRPVRISAWKLAKLDSNEAVKAATKARASSSVLRPIGARQHPCSADQVSSSTISGRSSPISTDHGFQTKTARAGILNSYPSSHASREDAESCARSVDEISSAHLFSITPSPMAQQHSNREHFNPMYETSGNQSPLSTKQSEGIEHAAGYPIRKNSSSIESSKTSVFWDPEAGRFVSSSSRNAGSLQAPGSELLYSGQSIFFGSPLMNELANRGTRSTSSMSVGLGRGSTLSHHYHQQGRLQRGAQLPVFVPTDSPSQPKQFP, from the exons ATGGTGAGGCGTCATGGATGGGAACTGCCGGCTCATACATTTCAG GTTGTGGCCATTACTGTTTTCTTTTTGCTATCGGTTGCATATTATGCCTTCTTTGCTCCCTTTCTCGGAAAAGATATCTATGAATATGTGGCTATTGGTGTCTACTCTATCGTG GCACTCTCTGTTCTCATCCTCTATGTTCGATGCACTGCTATCGATCCTTGTGATCCTGGAATTCTTCTTGAAGCTGACAAGACACCAACTCGTAAATCACACACTGAAATGGATCTGTCTG GGAATGCATCTTCTATCGAAGAGCCTTGCAAGATAAGAGTAAAGTATGGAAGACAATATAATAGGCATCGTTCACAATGGTGTTCCAAACTTGGAGGTTTCTTTTGTGCTTGTCTTGTAAAAGAAGATTGCTGCAAAGATGAAGACCTTTTGCAGCAACAATCTGGAGAAGAAGACGCTTTATTCTGCACATTGTGTAATGCAGAA GTGCGCAAATTCAGCAAGCATTGTAGAAGTTGTGAAAAATGTGTTGATGGATTTGATCATCATTGTCGA TGGTTGAATAATTGCGTGGGCAGGAAAAATTACATCAGTTTTGTGTGCTTGATGGCAGCTAGCCTTGTTTGG CTTATTGTTGAGTTTGGAGTTGGCATTGCTGTCCTTGTGCGATGTTTTACTGATAGAAAGGGTACAGAAAGTGAGATAACCGAGAAGCTTGGAGTTGGATTCTCCCGCCCCCCCTTTGCTACTGTGGTG GCCATCTGCACAGCTGTTTCTTTTCTTGCCTTTGTGCCTCTGGGCGAACTGTTCTTTTTCCATATAATTTTGATTAGAAAG GGCATCACAACATATGAATATGTTGTTGCAATGAGAACACAAAGTGAACCACCTGGACAGTCTGCAGATGGTGGAGATCAGCAGAGTATGCCATCATCACCTACCAGTTCAGCTGTGACTGCCATAAGTGGAAGAAGCTCTCTTGGAAAGAGCTTGCAATACAAAGGTGCTTGGTGTACCCCACCAAGAATCTTCATGGAGCACCAG GATGAAATTGTCCCACATTTGGACCCGGGCCGCTTACCATCCACAGTAGATCCAGATGCTGTACAGCCACCAGACAAGGGTAAAAGATTACCCCAACGTCCTGTCCGAATTAGTGCATGGAAACTTGCAAAATTGGATTCTAATGAGGCAGTTAAAGCTGCTACCAAAGCTAGAGCAAGTTCATCCGTCCTTCGTCCTATAGGCGCTAGGCAACATCCTTGCAGCGCTGATCAAGTGTCTAGTAGTACTATTAGTGGAAGAAGCAGTCCCATTAGTACTGATCACGGGTTTCAGACAAAAACTGCTAGAGCAGGGATATTGAATTCTTATCCTTCAAGCCATGCTAGCAGAGAAGACGCCGAATCATGTGCTCGAAGTGTTGATGAAATTAGCAGTGCTCATCTCTTCAGCATAACCCCCTCTCCAATGGCACAGCAACATTCAAATAGAGAACATTTCAACCCCATGTATGAAACGTCAGGCAATCAATCCCCTCTGTCAACAAAACAAAGTGAAGGGATTGAACATGCTGCTGGATATCCCATCAGGAAAAATTCTAGCTCGATAGAAAGCTCCAAAACTTCAGTTTTTTGGGATCCAGAAGCTGGACGCTTTGTCTCTTCCTCATCCAGAAATGCAGGCTCTTTGCAGGCTCCTGGATCAGAGCTTTTGTATAGTGGTCAATCGATATTTTTTGGCAGTCCTCTTATGAATGAACTGGCTAACCGAGGAACGAGGAGTACTAGTTCAATGTCTGTCGGGTTGGGTAGGGGTTCTACATTGAGTCATCATTATCATCAGCAGGGTAGATTGCAGAGAGGAGCCCAACTACCTGTGTTTGTTCCTACTGATTCTCCCTCTCAACCAAAGCAATTTCCATGA
- the LOC107905716 gene encoding glutamate receptor 3.3 isoform X3, giving the protein MNVAGFIFLLSLHLGVFQIGYGRNASTRPAVVNIGAMFNFDSIIGRVAKIAIDEALKDVNSNSSILKGTKLSVTLQDTNCNGFLGMVEALRYMATDVVAIIGPQCSVVAPIISHVASELRFPLLSFAATDPTLSSLQFPFFVRTAQSDLYQMTAVADIIDHYGWKEVIAIFIDDDWGRNGVSALNDKLAERRCKISYKVGIQPDSSVTQGAIMDILVKVALMQSRIVVLHLNQIVGFKVFSVANHLGMMGNGYVWIATDWLSLVLDSESPLPSETMDKIQGVLTLRQHTPDSDRKRAFFARWNRITGGSPQLNAYGLYAYDTVWLLANSLDAFFNQGGVISFSNDSRISSMAGSALHLEAMSIFDDGVLLLKNILLSDFVGLTGPLKFNSDRSLILPAYDIINVLGTGIRQIGYWSNYSGLSTVSPETLYTRPQNRSSANQKLYSVIWPGETLSKPRGWVFPNNGKLLRIGVPNRVSYKEFVSQIRGTDMFKGFCIDVFTAAVNLLPYAVPYKFISFGDGRKNPSYTELVNKITAGEFDAVVGDIAIVTNRTRIVDFTQPYVSSGLVIVARLEKERSGAWAFLQPFSRRMWIVTGSFFLIVGIVVWILEHRINDEFRGPPKQQVITILWFSFSTMFFAHSK; this is encoded by the exons ATGAATGTGGCTGGCTTTATTTTCCTACTCTCTCTCCACTTAGGGGTGTTTCAAATTGGTTATGGTAGAAATGCTTCCACTCGGCCAGCTGTTGTTAATATTGGAGCAATGTTTAATTTTGACTCTATCATTGGAAGAGTTGCCAAGATTGCTATTGATGAAGCTCTGAAAGATGTCAACTCCAATTCAAGCATTCTCAAAGGAACTAAACTTAGTGTAACACTGCAAGATACCAATTGCAATGGCTTTCTTGGCATGGTCGAAG CTTTGCGGTACATGGCGACTGACGTCGTTGCCATTATAGGTCCCCAATGTTCTGTAGTTGCTCCTATTATATCACATGTTGCAAGCGAACTCCGATTTCCTCTACTGTCATTTGCAGCTACAGATCCCACCCTTTCTTCCCTTCAGTTCCCTTTTTTTGTTAGGACAGCACAGAGTGACTTGTATCAAATGACTGCTGTGGCTGATATCATTGACCATTATGGTTGGAAGGAGGTCATTGCAATCTTTATAGATGATGATTGGGGGCGAAATGGTGTGTCAGCATTGAATGATAAACTTGCAGAGAGGCGCTGCAAAATCTCCTACAAGGTAGGTATTCAACCAGATTCTTCAGTGACTCAGGGTGCCATCATGGATATTCTTGTTAAGGTTGCATTAATGCAATCTCGAATTGTTGTtctgcatttaaatcaaatagtaGGGTTTAAGGTTTTCTCTGTTGCAAACCATCTTGGAATGATGGGCAATGGTTACGTATGGATAGCTACGGATTGGCTTTCATTAGTTTTAGATTCTGAGTCTCCTTTGCCTTCTGAGACCATGGACAAAATACAAGGAGTTCTAACTTTACGTCAACACACACCTGATTCGGATCGAAAAAGAGCCTTTTTCGCTAGGTGGAACCGCATAACTGGAGGTTCTCCACAGTTGAACGCTTATGGACTTTATGCTTACGATACAGTTTGGCTGCTTGCCAATTCTCTTGATGCTTTTTTTAACCAGGGTGGGGTTATCTCATTCTCTAATGATTCTAGGATAAGCTCTATGGCAGGCAGTGCTCTCCACCTTGAAGCAATGAGCATTTTCGATGATGGAGTGCTCTTGCTGAAGAacattttgctaagtgattttgtTGGTTTGACAGGCCCACTTAAGTTTAATTCAGACAGGTCTCTTATTCTTCCTGCGTATGATATTATTAATGTGCTTGGAACTGGGATTCGACAGATTGGCTACTGGTCAAACTATTCTGGTTTATCCACTGTATCCCCAGAGACACTTTATACGAGACCACAAAACCGTTCAAGTGCAAACCAAAAACTATATAGTGTAATTTGGCCGGGAGAGACATTGTCTAAGCCTCGTGGATGGGTTTTCCCGAACAATGGAAAGCTATTGAGAATTGGTGTTCCAAATAGAGTCAGTTACAAGGAATTTGTATCGCAGATTCGAGGAACTGATATGTTCAAGGGTTTTTGTATAGATGTATTTACAGCCGCTGTTAATTTGTTACCATATGCTGTTCCGTATAAATTTATCTCCTTTGGAGATGGTCGTAAGAACCCAAGCTATACAGAGCTTGTGAATAAGATCACAGCCGGT GAATTCGATGCTGTTGTCGGTGACATTGCCATTGTTACAAATCGGACAAGGATAGTTGATTTTACCCAGCCTTATGTTTCATCTGGGCTGGTCATTGTGGCTCGGTTGGAGAAAGAGAGAAGTGGTGCTTGGGCTTTTTTGCAGCCATTTAGTCGCCGTATGTGGATTGTCACTGGCTCCTTCTTTCTCATtgtcggaatagtggtttggATCCTGGAGCACCGGATAAATGATGAGTTTAGGGGCCCACCTAAACAACAAGTTATAACCATTTTATG GTTTAGCTTCTCAACTATGTTCTTTGCCCACAGTAAGTGA
- the LOC107905715 gene encoding outer envelope pore protein 21, chloroplastic: MQTSLRYSGDSKALRIHAKEKFPFDSKTHLQVQGELDTRTGVPNNFCAMIRHSYHDLFTSLGVGMRYDKRDKVRYTLRGKKSFLVTNDDSVNFVIKGRYDVDQEFKGRKSEGAAEFIYKIFNFQKDQDVRLKVGYEVFEQVPYLQIRENNWTLNADMNGRWNIRFDL, encoded by the exons ATGCAGACTTCGTTGAGATACAGTGGTGACTCCAAAGCTCTACGAATCCACGCCAAGGAGAAGTTCCCCTTCGATTCCAAAACCCATTTGCAG GTTCAAGGCGAGCTGGACACAAGAACTGGAGTCCCCAATAACTTCTGTGCAATGATAAGGCACTCATATCATGAT TTGTTCACAAGCCTTGGTGTTGGAATGCGCTATGATAAGCGTGATAAGGTGCGGTACACACTGCGAGGAAAAAAATCTTTCCTTGTAACCAACGATGATTCAGTCAATTTTGTTATCAAGGGAAGATATGATGTTGATCAAGAATTCAAGGGG AGGAAGTCAGAAGGAGCTGctgaatttatttataaaatcttcAATTTCCAGAAAGACCAAGATGTTAGACTCAAAGTTGGCTATGAAGTATTTGAGCAG GTGCCATATCTGCAGATTAGGGAAAATAATTGGACCCTCAATGCTGACATGAATGGTAGATGGAATATAAGATTCGATTTGTGA
- the LOC107905717 gene encoding glyceraldehyde-3-phosphate dehydrogenase B, chloroplastic — translation MATHASLAPSRIPATTRLPSKTTHSFPSQIQCSSTRLQVTEFSGLRSASCVTFVNNARDASFFDVVAAQLTPKTAGGATPVRGETVAKLKVAINGFGRIGRNFLRCWHGRKNSPLDVIVVNDSGGVKNASHLLKYDSMLGTFKADVKIVDNETISVDGKPIKVVSNRDPLQLPWAELGIDIVIEGTGVFVDGPGAGKHIQAGAKKVIITAPAKGADIPTYVVGVNEGDYDHEVSNIISNASCTTNCLAPFVKVMDEEFGIVKGTMTTTHSYTGDQRLLDASHRDLRRARAAALNIVPTSTGAAKAVSLVLPQLKGKLNGIALRVPTPNVSVVDLVVNVEKKGITAEDVNAAFRKAAKGPLKGVLDVCDVPLVSVDFRCSDVSSTIDSSLTMVMGDDMVKVVAWYDNEWGYSQRVVDLAHLVASKWPGMPAGGSSDPLEDFCKTNPADEECKVYEA, via the exons ATGGCTACACACGCAAGTCTAGCTCCTTCAAGGATCCCTGCAACAACCAGGCTTCCTTCTAAGACCACACACTCTTTCCCCTCTCAAATTCAATGCTCTTCCAcg AGATTACAAGTTACTGAATTCTCTGGACTGCGCTCCGCCTCATGCGTCACATTCGTCAACAATGCTAGAGATGCGTCCTTTTTCGATGTGGTGGCTGCTCAACTTACTCCAAAG ACTGCAGGTGGAGCAACACCTGTTAGGGGCGAAACAGTTGCCAAATTGAAGGTTGCTATCAACGGATTTGGACGCATCGGCAGGAACTTTCTCCGATGTTGGCATGGCAGGAAGAACTCTCCCCTCGACGTGATTGTTGTAAATGACAGTGGTGGTGTCAAGAAT gCTTCACACTTGCTGAAGTATGATTCAATGCTGGGAACTTTCAAAGCTGATGTAAAAATTGTTGACAATGAAACTATCAGTGTTGATGGTAAGCCCATCAAGGTCGTCTCTAACAGGGACCCCCTCCAGCTTCCGTGGGCTGAACTTGGCATTGACATTGTTATCGAG GGAACAGGAGTCTTTGTAGATGGCCCTGGAGCTGGGAAGCACATACAGGCTGGTGCCAAGAAAGTTATCATAACAGCTCCAGCTAAAGGTGCAGACATTCCAACCTATGTTGTTGGAGTCAATGAAGGGGATTATGACCACGAGGTCTCAAACATCATAAG CAATGCTTCATGCACCACAAATTGCTTGGCTCCTTTTGTGAAAGTCATGGATGAAGAATTCG GCATTGTCAAGGGTACAATGACAACCACCCACTCTTACACTGGAGACCAG AGGCTCTTAGACGCTTCACACCGTGACTTGAGGAGAGCCAGGGCTGCAGCATTGAACATTGTACCAACAAGTACAGGTGCTGCCAAGGCTGTCTCCCTTGTGCTTCCTCAGCTCAAGGGCAAGCTCAATGGCATTGCACTTCGTGTACCAACACCCAATGTATCTGTTGTTGATCTGGTTGTGAATGTTGAGAAGAAGGGTATCACAGCTGAAGATGTGAATGCTGCATTCAGAAAGGCAGCCAAGGGGCCATTGAAGGGCGTATTGGATGTGTGTGATGTTCCTCTTGTCTCGGTGGACTTTAGGTGCTCTGATGTTTCCTCCACCATTGACTCTTCATTGACCATGGTCATGGGAGATGACATGGTCAAGGTGGTGGCCTGGTATGACAATGAATGGGGTTACAG CCAAAGGGTTGTTGATTTGGCACACTTGGTGGCAAGCAAGTGGCCAGGCATGCCTGCAGGAGGAAGCAGTGACCCCTTGGAGGATTTCTGCAAGACAAACCCAGCTGATGAAGAATGCAAAGTTTACGAGGCTTAA
- the LOC107905716 gene encoding glutamate receptor 3.3 isoform X1, translated as MNVAGFIFLLSLHLGVFQIGYGRNASTRPAVVNIGAMFNFDSIIGRVAKIAIDEALKDVNSNSSILKGTKLSVTLQDTNCNGFLGMVEALRYMATDVVAIIGPQCSVVAPIISHVASELRFPLLSFAATDPTLSSLQFPFFVRTAQSDLYQMTAVADIIDHYGWKEVIAIFIDDDWGRNGVSALNDKLAERRCKISYKVGIQPDSSVTQGAIMDILVKVALMQSRIVVLHLNQIVGFKVFSVANHLGMMGNGYVWIATDWLSLVLDSESPLPSETMDKIQGVLTLRQHTPDSDRKRAFFARWNRITGGSPQLNAYGLYAYDTVWLLANSLDAFFNQGGVISFSNDSRISSMAGSALHLEAMSIFDDGVLLLKNILLSDFVGLTGPLKFNSDRSLILPAYDIINVLGTGIRQIGYWSNYSGLSTVSPETLYTRPQNRSSANQKLYSVIWPGETLSKPRGWVFPNNGKLLRIGVPNRVSYKEFVSQIRGTDMFKGFCIDVFTAAVNLLPYAVPYKFISFGDGRKNPSYTELVNKITAGEFDAVVGDIAIVTNRTRIVDFTQPYVSSGLVIVARLEKERSGAWAFLQPFSRRMWIVTGSFFLIVGIVVWILEHRINDEFRGPPKQQVITILWFSFSTMFFAHRENTMSTLGRLVLLVWLFVVLIINSSYTASLTSILTVEHLSSPIKGIQSLAATNEPIGYQEGSFAERYLSEELNISRSRLVSLGSPEAYALALKRGPGNGGVAAVVDERPYVELFLSSQCTFKVVGQEFTKSGWGFAFPRDSPLAIDMSTAILALAENGDLQRIHDKWLMQSTCSLESTEIETNQLNLSSFWGLFLICGIACIIALLIYFLQILQQLPPAPESASITGQDSSHSRRLRRFLSLMDEKEEQSRSGQKRRKVDNERDDEFGS; from the exons ATGAATGTGGCTGGCTTTATTTTCCTACTCTCTCTCCACTTAGGGGTGTTTCAAATTGGTTATGGTAGAAATGCTTCCACTCGGCCAGCTGTTGTTAATATTGGAGCAATGTTTAATTTTGACTCTATCATTGGAAGAGTTGCCAAGATTGCTATTGATGAAGCTCTGAAAGATGTCAACTCCAATTCAAGCATTCTCAAAGGAACTAAACTTAGTGTAACACTGCAAGATACCAATTGCAATGGCTTTCTTGGCATGGTCGAAG CTTTGCGGTACATGGCGACTGACGTCGTTGCCATTATAGGTCCCCAATGTTCTGTAGTTGCTCCTATTATATCACATGTTGCAAGCGAACTCCGATTTCCTCTACTGTCATTTGCAGCTACAGATCCCACCCTTTCTTCCCTTCAGTTCCCTTTTTTTGTTAGGACAGCACAGAGTGACTTGTATCAAATGACTGCTGTGGCTGATATCATTGACCATTATGGTTGGAAGGAGGTCATTGCAATCTTTATAGATGATGATTGGGGGCGAAATGGTGTGTCAGCATTGAATGATAAACTTGCAGAGAGGCGCTGCAAAATCTCCTACAAGGTAGGTATTCAACCAGATTCTTCAGTGACTCAGGGTGCCATCATGGATATTCTTGTTAAGGTTGCATTAATGCAATCTCGAATTGTTGTtctgcatttaaatcaaatagtaGGGTTTAAGGTTTTCTCTGTTGCAAACCATCTTGGAATGATGGGCAATGGTTACGTATGGATAGCTACGGATTGGCTTTCATTAGTTTTAGATTCTGAGTCTCCTTTGCCTTCTGAGACCATGGACAAAATACAAGGAGTTCTAACTTTACGTCAACACACACCTGATTCGGATCGAAAAAGAGCCTTTTTCGCTAGGTGGAACCGCATAACTGGAGGTTCTCCACAGTTGAACGCTTATGGACTTTATGCTTACGATACAGTTTGGCTGCTTGCCAATTCTCTTGATGCTTTTTTTAACCAGGGTGGGGTTATCTCATTCTCTAATGATTCTAGGATAAGCTCTATGGCAGGCAGTGCTCTCCACCTTGAAGCAATGAGCATTTTCGATGATGGAGTGCTCTTGCTGAAGAacattttgctaagtgattttgtTGGTTTGACAGGCCCACTTAAGTTTAATTCAGACAGGTCTCTTATTCTTCCTGCGTATGATATTATTAATGTGCTTGGAACTGGGATTCGACAGATTGGCTACTGGTCAAACTATTCTGGTTTATCCACTGTATCCCCAGAGACACTTTATACGAGACCACAAAACCGTTCAAGTGCAAACCAAAAACTATATAGTGTAATTTGGCCGGGAGAGACATTGTCTAAGCCTCGTGGATGGGTTTTCCCGAACAATGGAAAGCTATTGAGAATTGGTGTTCCAAATAGAGTCAGTTACAAGGAATTTGTATCGCAGATTCGAGGAACTGATATGTTCAAGGGTTTTTGTATAGATGTATTTACAGCCGCTGTTAATTTGTTACCATATGCTGTTCCGTATAAATTTATCTCCTTTGGAGATGGTCGTAAGAACCCAAGCTATACAGAGCTTGTGAATAAGATCACAGCCGGT GAATTCGATGCTGTTGTCGGTGACATTGCCATTGTTACAAATCGGACAAGGATAGTTGATTTTACCCAGCCTTATGTTTCATCTGGGCTGGTCATTGTGGCTCGGTTGGAGAAAGAGAGAAGTGGTGCTTGGGCTTTTTTGCAGCCATTTAGTCGCCGTATGTGGATTGTCACTGGCTCCTTCTTTCTCATtgtcggaatagtggtttggATCCTGGAGCACCGGATAAATGATGAGTTTAGGGGCCCACCTAAACAACAAGTTATAACCATTTTATG GTTTAGCTTCTCAACTATGTTCTTTGCCCACA GAGAGAATACTATGAGCACTCTTGGCCGTCTAGTGTTGCTTGTATGGCTCTTTGTGGTTTTAATAATCAACTCCAGTTACACTGCAAGTCTGACGTCAATCCTGACAGTGGAGCATTTATCTTCTCCAATTAAAGGAATTCAAAGCTTGGCAGCTACTAACGAGCCTATTGGATATCAAGAAGGCTCTTTTGCTGAGCGATATCTAAGCGAGGAACTTAACATATCTAGATCTAGGCTTGTATCTCTTGGATCACCTGAAGCTTATGCTTTGGCACTCAAACGTGGTCCTGGAAATGGAGGTGTCGCTGCTGTAGTTGATGAACGTCCGTATGTTGAGCTTTTTCTCTCAAGCCAGTGCACATTCAAGGTTGTAGGTCAAGAATTTACCAAAAGTGGCTGGGGTTTT GCATTTCCTCGGGACTCTCCCTTGGCAATCGATATGTCAACTGCAATTCTAGCACTCGCTGAGAACGGTGATCTGCAGCGAATACATGACAAGTGGCTGATGCAAAGCACCTGCAGTTTGGAGAGTACAGAGATAGAAACAAACCAACTTAATCTATCCAGCTTCTGGGGTCTGTTCCTTATTTGTGGGATTGCTTGCATCATTGCCCTTCTTATATATTTTCTGCAGATATTGCAGCAGCTACCTCCTGCTCCTGAATCTGCATCAATTACTGGTCAAGATAGCTCACATTCTCGACGGCTGCGGAGGTTTTTGTCACTAATGGATGAGAAAGAAGAGCAATCAAGAAGTGGGCAGAAGAGAAGGAAAGTAGACAACGAAAGGGATGATGAATTTGGTAGTTAA